In Bacillota bacterium, the genomic stretch CTGCCCAACCGCGTACAGACACCCGGCCCTGGCTGTGAGGAGCCCCAAGAACCCTGAAGATGCGCACAGGCTCGAGCAGCGACGAGGGGCAGTCCGCGGGGTTGACGGGACCAATGAGTGCCACTATCATCGCGTATGTAAGCGGGTACAGCATTGGTATTGTTCGCTCCTCGTCTCCTTGGCACCGTCGTAACGTTTGAATAGGCATCGTTTGCGGCCTCCTCTTGAACGTTCGACCCCCTCGGGGTTCCGGATAGATTCCGCAACAGCCGCTCGGGCGGAAGGAGGCGACACGCCAAGGCACAGGTCGAAGCCGGGGTTTGCAGGCGGTCTTGGAGCGAGGTTCCACGAGGGCGAGGAAAGCGTTCGGGAGAGGAGGCGTTGGGATTGGCACGGTTCCTTCGCGTCAACATGTCCGAGCTGACGGCCACGTTCGAAGACGTCCCGGAAGCTTACCGCCACTGGGGCGGGCGCGGCCTCACCTCGATGATCGTCGCAAGCGAGGTGCGCCCGACCTGCCACCCGCTGGGGCCTTCCAACAAGCTCGTCTTTGCGCCGGGCATCGTGAGCGGCACTGCCGCCCCCACCTCCGGCCGCATCTCCGTGGGCGGCAAGAGCCCGCTCACCGGTGGCATCAAGGAGACCAACTCGGGCGGCATGGCCTCGCAGAAAGTCGCGCGCCTCGGAATCAAGGCCATCATCGTTGAGGGCCAGCCGAAGCAGAACGGCAGCTACTGGGTGCTGAAGGTGACCAAGGACGGCGCCGAGCTGCTCCCCGCCGACGGCCTGGTGGGCAAGGGCATGTACGAGGTGTGCCGGCGCCTCGCCGAGCAGCACGGCAAGGTGGCCGTCATCGGGATCGGCCCGGCCGGCGAGCACCGCATGACCGCCGCCGGCGTCTGCATCAACGACCAGGAGAACACCGCCGGCCGCTACGCCGGCCGTGGCGGCATGGGCGCCGTGATGGGGAGCAAGGGCCTGAAGGCCATCGTCATCGACGACGCCGGCGGGCCCGGCGTGGAGATCGCCAACAAGGAGCAGTTCGAGCGGGGCATTGACAAGCTCACCAGGGCGTCGCTGGCCCACGACGTCACCAAGAAGGGCGGCGCGCTCAACACCTACGGCACCAACGTCCTGGCGAACATCATGAACGAGGCGGGCGGCTACCCCACCCGCAACTTCTCCAGCGGCCGCTTTGAACACACCGCCCGCATCAGCGGCGAGGCCAAGGCGGAGACCATCAAGCAGCGCGACGGCGAAGGCGAGACCGGCCACCCCTGCCACCCGGGCTGCATCATCCAGTGCTCCGACCGCTGGGCGGATCCGCAGGGCAAGTTCAAGGTCTCCGTCATGGAGTACGAGTCCGTCTGGGCGCTGGGCGCCAACTGCGGCATTGGCAACCTCGACGACGTCGCGGATCTGATCTGGCTGTGCAACGACATCGGGCTCGACACCATCGAGATGGGCGGCACGCTCGCCGTGGCCATGGAGGCGGGGCTTTTGCGGTTCGGCGATGCGGACGGCGCCAAGCGGCTGCTGGACCAGGAGATCCGCCACGGCACCGCGCTCGGC encodes the following:
- a CDS encoding aldehyde ferredoxin oxidoreductase C-terminal domain-containing protein yields the protein MARFLRVNMSELTATFEDVPEAYRHWGGRGLTSMIVASEVRPTCHPLGPSNKLVFAPGIVSGTAAPTSGRISVGGKSPLTGGIKETNSGGMASQKVARLGIKAIIVEGQPKQNGSYWVLKVTKDGAELLPADGLVGKGMYEVCRRLAEQHGKVAVIGIGPAGEHRMTAAGVCINDQENTAGRYAGRGGMGAVMGSKGLKAIVIDDAGGPGVEIANKEQFERGIDKLTRASLAHDVTKKGGALNTYGTNVLANIMNEAGGYPTRNFSSGRFEHTARISGEAKAETIKQRDGEGETGHPCHPGCIIQCSDRWADPQGKFKVSVMEYESVWALGANCGIGNLDDVADLIWLCNDIGLDTIEMGGTLAVAMEAGLLRFGDADGAKRLLDQEIRHGTALGRILGNGAVFTGRAYGVTRIPAVKGQSMPAYEPRAVKGIGVTYATTPMGADHTAGYTIAPEILGVGGKANPFDVYKAELSRAMQASTAFIDSTGYCLFDAFAILDIPEGLEGMVESCNGVLGTSWTVNDVVPLGLEILKAERKFNEGAGFTKAHDRLPEFMKREPLPPHNVVFDVPDEELDKVFA